The proteins below are encoded in one region of Fibrella aestuarina BUZ 2:
- a CDS encoding EVE domain-containing protein yields the protein MNYWLVKSEPDKYGWSHFTAQGRAVWDGVRNYQARNNLVAMQVGDQVLFYHSVTNPGVVGLATVVREAYPDPTAPDDPRWRVVELEPVMPLTRPVSLAQIKAEPMLGNIALIKQSRLSVMPIRPDEFELIVKLGMSV from the coding sequence ATGAATTATTGGTTAGTTAAGTCCGAGCCAGACAAGTATGGCTGGTCTCATTTCACGGCCCAGGGTCGGGCCGTCTGGGATGGCGTCCGAAATTATCAGGCCCGAAACAACCTTGTGGCCATGCAGGTTGGCGATCAGGTGCTCTTCTATCACAGTGTTACCAACCCTGGCGTGGTTGGTCTTGCCACCGTTGTTCGGGAAGCGTATCCAGACCCAACAGCCCCCGACGATCCGCGGTGGCGGGTGGTAGAACTGGAACCCGTGATGCCACTGACCCGACCGGTATCGCTGGCGCAGATCAAAGCCGAACCCATGCTGGGAAACATCGCCCTGATTAAACAATCGCGCCTGTCGGTAATGCCCATCCGGCCCGATGAGTTCGAACTCATTGTTAAATTGGGCATGTCCGTCTAG
- a CDS encoding tetratricopeptide repeat protein, translated as MHAAHTVSGNVPSQSLFSRPASRLHWLLGCCLLALLLSLTACTDRTDEAAQFFLRGNVQLQKREYKEAIRFYTEAIEKKSDFADAYSNRGLAKFRDGQVEQALADFTKAIDTDTDFGAAYLNRADAYLSQGNAQRALTDLLRIEQTYRDSTFFQTRLGEAYAGLNKQAQAQAAFDKALLIDPANVEALVNRAALAFSQKQYDSAKTDLQKALKLNPNQPEALNNYALVSAQTKNYPDALALIERALAQKPDQPYYLNNKGYFLLQLNRPAEALPLLREALRLNDQNAWAHRNLGLYWLRQRNAKEALAALQQAERLDPSVDQLYTYLGQAQQALGSQSAACEAWQRGVQAGDEEARSLATQFCR; from the coding sequence ATGCACGCTGCACATACCGTATCCGGCAACGTACCCAGCCAATCGCTATTCTCTCGTCCTGCTTCGCGCCTTCACTGGTTGTTGGGGTGTTGTTTACTGGCCTTGCTGTTGAGCCTCACGGCCTGCACCGACCGTACCGACGAAGCCGCGCAATTTTTCCTGCGGGGTAACGTGCAGTTGCAGAAACGGGAATACAAAGAGGCGATTCGGTTCTACACCGAAGCCATTGAGAAAAAGAGCGATTTTGCCGACGCCTACAGCAACCGGGGGCTAGCCAAGTTCCGGGATGGACAAGTGGAGCAGGCACTGGCCGATTTTACCAAAGCCATCGATACCGATACCGATTTTGGCGCGGCCTACCTCAACCGGGCCGATGCCTACCTGTCGCAGGGCAACGCTCAACGCGCGCTAACGGATCTACTGCGCATTGAGCAAACGTACCGCGACTCCACGTTTTTCCAGACGCGGCTGGGCGAAGCGTATGCCGGGCTTAACAAGCAGGCCCAGGCGCAGGCGGCCTTCGACAAGGCGCTGCTGATCGATCCGGCCAACGTGGAGGCGTTGGTGAACCGGGCGGCGCTGGCTTTCAGTCAGAAACAGTACGACAGCGCGAAAACTGATCTGCAAAAAGCGCTCAAACTGAACCCTAATCAGCCCGAAGCGCTGAATAACTACGCGCTGGTGTCGGCCCAGACAAAAAACTACCCCGACGCGTTAGCGCTGATCGAGCGGGCGCTGGCTCAGAAACCCGATCAACCGTACTACCTGAACAACAAAGGGTATTTTCTGCTTCAACTGAACCGCCCTGCCGAGGCCCTGCCGCTGCTGCGCGAAGCGCTTCGCCTCAACGACCAAAATGCCTGGGCGCACCGGAATCTGGGGCTGTATTGGTTGCGTCAACGGAACGCCAAAGAAGCCTTGGCGGCATTGCAACAGGCCGAACGCCTGGACCCCTCCGTTGATCAATTGTATACGTACCTGGGGCAGGCCCAACAGGCGTTGGGTAGCCAGTCAGCGGCCTGCGAGGCCTGGCAGCGGGGCGTTCAGGCGGGTGATGAGGAGGCGCGGTCATTGGCGACCCAATTCTGTCGGTAA
- the menD gene encoding 2-succinyl-5-enolpyruvyl-6-hydroxy-3-cyclohexene-1-carboxylic-acid synthase, giving the protein MPILQPIVNLVELLHQQGLRHVVVSPGSRSAPLTLAVARHPGLQVRVVPDERTAGFTALGMAQQLRQPVAIICTSGSAVYNLSPAVVEAYFQHVPLLLLTADRPHEWLYQQDGQTIDQVGLFGSHVKRSYDLPADYEHADARWFIERTINEAYTLSLSGAAGPVHVNVPVREPFYPKADETFRYERGRVITNLPTETTLPPTTWHALLNEWEATDRKLILAGQSPYDEALAGLLAKISTEQLIPVAGEILSNLGRNEAGFITQTDTLLAQIDEDVLEELRPDLLVTFGNGFLARNLKTYFRRYPAVRHWHISATDDRIIDPFRSLTTVIPMEPLAFFAKLFDDIDYKRFREGADDEDDGEFLSNWQGADQAARRVVELSLSNAPFTDWVATQQLLEQLPTGSHLHLANSMPVRYANLCGLDARQQVRVWSNRGVSGIDGCLSTAVGAATQTTSLVTVLIGDIAFFYDRNALWQRDLPANLRIVLLNNASGHIFRMIDGSGQQPELETYFETPHALTAERTCADHDVDYAQVADRASLAKALATFFAPATRPKLLEISTDKYVNKSAFAAYKQLVKS; this is encoded by the coding sequence ATGCCGATTCTTCAGCCCATTGTTAACCTAGTCGAATTGCTGCATCAGCAGGGATTGCGCCACGTAGTGGTGTCGCCGGGCTCACGGTCGGCACCGCTGACGCTGGCCGTTGCCCGGCATCCGGGTTTGCAGGTACGTGTCGTGCCCGACGAGCGAACGGCTGGTTTCACCGCGCTGGGTATGGCGCAGCAACTTCGTCAGCCCGTCGCCATCATCTGCACGTCGGGCAGTGCGGTCTATAACTTGAGTCCGGCGGTGGTCGAGGCTTATTTTCAGCACGTACCCCTGCTGTTGCTTACCGCCGATCGCCCCCACGAGTGGCTGTACCAGCAGGACGGCCAAACCATCGATCAGGTTGGGCTTTTCGGCTCGCACGTCAAGCGCAGTTACGACCTTCCGGCCGACTACGAGCATGCCGACGCCCGTTGGTTTATCGAACGTACCATCAATGAAGCGTATACCCTGAGCCTATCGGGCGCGGCGGGGCCGGTGCACGTGAACGTACCTGTGCGGGAGCCTTTTTACCCGAAAGCCGACGAAACATTCCGGTACGAGCGCGGTCGGGTCATCACGAACCTTCCAACCGAGACGACCCTCCCTCCTACTACCTGGCATGCGCTGCTGAATGAATGGGAAGCCACCGACCGGAAGCTGATTCTGGCAGGACAGTCGCCGTATGACGAGGCCTTGGCAGGCTTGCTGGCGAAAATCAGCACCGAACAACTGATCCCCGTTGCTGGCGAGATCCTCAGTAACCTGGGCCGGAACGAGGCGGGCTTCATCACCCAAACCGATACCCTGCTAGCCCAGATCGACGAAGACGTGCTGGAAGAGCTTCGGCCCGATTTGCTCGTGACGTTTGGCAACGGCTTTCTGGCGCGAAACCTCAAAACTTACTTCCGGCGCTATCCGGCGGTACGGCACTGGCACATTTCGGCCACCGACGACCGGATTATCGACCCGTTCCGCTCCCTGACGACGGTGATCCCGATGGAACCCCTGGCCTTTTTCGCCAAACTGTTCGACGATATCGATTACAAACGATTCCGGGAAGGGGCTGATGATGAGGACGATGGCGAATTTCTCAGCAATTGGCAGGGCGCCGATCAGGCTGCCCGGCGGGTCGTTGAGCTGTCGTTGAGCAACGCACCGTTTACCGACTGGGTAGCCACCCAACAGTTGCTCGAGCAGTTGCCCACGGGGTCACACCTGCACCTGGCCAACAGCATGCCCGTGCGCTACGCCAACCTGTGCGGGCTGGATGCCCGGCAGCAGGTACGTGTCTGGTCGAATCGGGGCGTAAGCGGGATCGACGGCTGTTTGAGTACCGCCGTCGGCGCCGCCACCCAAACCACGTCGCTCGTGACCGTGCTGATTGGCGACATTGCGTTTTTCTACGATCGGAATGCGCTCTGGCAGCGCGATTTGCCCGCCAATCTGCGCATTGTTTTGCTCAACAACGCGAGTGGCCATATTTTCCGGATGATCGACGGTTCGGGGCAGCAGCCCGAACTTGAAACATACTTTGAAACGCCGCACGCGCTCACCGCCGAACGTACCTGCGCCGATCATGACGTCGACTATGCACAGGTAGCTGATCGTGCGTCGCTTGCCAAGGCACTGGCTACGTTTTTCGCACCCGCTACCCGACCTAAACTGCTGGAAATCAGCACCGACAAGTATGTGAACAAATCGGCTTTTGCGGCCTATAAGCAGTTGGTCAAGTCCTAG
- a CDS encoding DinB family protein, whose translation MEQPNNDELLRIIDLLNTTYEGEEAWHGPSVAAVMQDVTPDMASQRITPNTHSIAELIFHMTSWRIFCVKKMQGDATFDILTPEKNFGQFPDKIDDFEWEALQMELSLSQEELINELDKRDDDEFLEDIVPGRDYTYYDLLHGIVNHDTYHAGQIQILKKALTFKGAGTSRFRDEDDFGSTYGDQYDREDYY comes from the coding sequence ATGGAACAACCTAACAACGACGAATTACTGCGTATAATTGATTTGCTCAATACCACCTACGAAGGCGAAGAAGCCTGGCATGGCCCCTCTGTAGCGGCGGTTATGCAGGACGTTACGCCCGATATGGCCAGTCAGCGAATCACGCCCAATACCCACTCCATTGCTGAATTGATCTTCCATATGACAAGCTGGCGGATTTTCTGCGTGAAGAAAATGCAGGGCGACGCCACGTTTGATATTCTTACCCCGGAGAAAAACTTCGGTCAGTTTCCCGACAAAATCGACGATTTCGAGTGGGAAGCCCTTCAGATGGAGTTGAGCCTGAGCCAGGAAGAACTCATTAATGAGCTTGACAAGCGCGACGACGACGAGTTTCTGGAAGACATCGTGCCGGGCCGTGACTATACCTACTACGATCTGCTGCACGGGATTGTCAACCACGATACTTATCACGCCGGGCAGATTCAGATTTTGAAAAAAGCCTTGACCTTCAAAGGGGCGGGTACCAGCCGCTTCCGCGATGAAGACGATTTCGGCTCTACCTACGGAGATCAATACGACCGCGAAGATTACTACTAA
- a CDS encoding AraC family transcriptional regulator yields MQARPFDISRHLTARRLEQEVENRTAYTIDAAELNIYETQHVAEKVELTFNSPVLASMIRGKKVMHLPHAPSFEFLPGESVIVPSQETMCIDFPEAQTENPTQCLALAIDVDRVRQVTNLLNERMPLIDSAAGWQFGQTNFFLTNDEPIYQLIARLIHVFTEDNRAKDIIANLVLQELLVRLMQTQARTLLLSPNTAYLNINRLAHVAQYIAKNLHRNLPIKELADEACMSEPTFYRTFKQTFGLTPVDYINQQRLDLSARLLRTTAYGLADISLQSGFNNLTYFMRLFRRKTGLSPTEYRRQVR; encoded by the coding sequence ATGCAGGCTCGCCCTTTTGATATTAGCCGTCACCTGACCGCGCGGCGGCTGGAGCAGGAAGTAGAGAACCGAACGGCCTATACAATCGATGCCGCTGAGCTAAACATTTACGAAACGCAGCACGTGGCCGAGAAGGTAGAACTGACGTTCAACAGCCCCGTATTGGCCAGTATGATCCGGGGGAAAAAGGTGATGCACCTGCCACATGCCCCCTCGTTTGAGTTCTTGCCGGGTGAATCAGTCATTGTGCCGAGTCAGGAAACGATGTGCATCGATTTTCCGGAAGCACAAACCGAAAACCCAACCCAATGCCTGGCGCTGGCGATCGACGTGGATCGGGTTCGGCAAGTAACGAACTTGCTCAACGAGCGCATGCCCCTGATCGACAGCGCAGCAGGCTGGCAGTTTGGCCAGACCAATTTCTTTCTCACCAACGATGAGCCAATCTATCAACTGATTGCCCGCCTCATTCACGTCTTCACGGAAGACAACCGCGCTAAAGATATTATCGCCAACCTGGTGTTGCAGGAGCTACTGGTGCGGCTGATGCAAACGCAGGCCCGTACCCTGCTGCTCAGCCCCAATACGGCTTATCTGAACATCAACCGGCTGGCTCACGTGGCGCAGTACATCGCCAAAAACCTGCACCGTAACCTGCCTATCAAGGAGTTGGCCGATGAGGCCTGCATGAGCGAACCGACTTTTTACCGCACGTTCAAACAGACCTTTGGCCTGACGCCCGTTGATTACATCAACCAGCAGCGGCTCGATCTGTCGGCCCGGTTGCTCCGAACCACCGCTTATGGCCTGGCCGACATCAGCTTGCAAAGTGGTTTCAATAACCTGACCTATTTCATGCGGCTGTTTCGCCGGAAAACCGGGTTGTCGCCCACCGAATACAGACGACAGGTACGTTAG
- a CDS encoding RagB/SusD family nutrient uptake outer membrane protein, whose protein sequence is MKKYLILSLTFVGLLILNGCTDLTENVLDEASVAGLTDKQAADGNIAPVYARLPDLFLHTNYFAIQEISSDEAILPYRGGTDWGDNGIYMALHQHTSTSTDPNIRSTWLLLAQGISRSITALNTLPNINDGNVKVYMAEARGMRAYYNMLMLDLFGLAFGKDDPQGTSQILRGEQALDYVKSEFLAVEPDLLTTVGPGRLTKGAVWGLLARLYLNAAVYRDRYAATINFKAEDMDKVIEYTDKIINSGQYQLSKDYFSVFNSDNHDNKELIFAVDQRAELNGHNRLAYFSISGDQFPLPAFPAANGTDGPSITPDFYQSWATAYAPQDPTVDPRFFKQNWTIPADSCIAEANFNMNRGILRGQQYGLLRVNGAFVRCGANYRVGKLFHVTRNRPTLPVTFTEQVDFSVAGSNYNTGYRVLKYEFSKKSQSGRNLGDADIPIVRLADVYLMRAEAKLRKSNDAASALADVNTIRAARTNPAPALTAMNLDLLLRERGFELYWEMVRRTDQIRFGKYEGTWTEKTNADRQKRIFPIPQTAIDGASNLPGYLVQNPGY, encoded by the coding sequence ATGAAAAAGTATCTGATTCTTTCGCTCACCTTCGTCGGCCTGCTGATCCTGAACGGGTGCACCGACCTGACGGAAAATGTGCTCGACGAAGCGTCGGTGGCCGGCCTGACCGACAAGCAGGCCGCCGATGGCAACATTGCGCCGGTGTATGCCCGCCTGCCTGACCTCTTCCTGCATACCAACTACTTCGCCATTCAGGAAATCTCGTCGGACGAGGCCATTCTGCCGTATCGCGGCGGCACCGACTGGGGCGACAACGGGATCTACATGGCGCTCCATCAGCACACGTCGACCAGCACAGACCCCAACATCCGGAGCACCTGGCTGCTGCTGGCGCAGGGTATCTCGCGCTCGATCACGGCGCTCAATACGCTGCCCAATATCAACGACGGCAACGTGAAGGTCTACATGGCCGAGGCGCGGGGCATGCGGGCTTACTACAACATGCTGATGCTCGACCTGTTTGGGCTGGCATTCGGGAAAGATGATCCGCAGGGCACGTCACAGATCCTGCGGGGCGAACAGGCGCTGGACTACGTCAAAAGTGAGTTTCTGGCCGTGGAGCCCGATCTGCTCACAACGGTCGGCCCCGGCCGGCTGACGAAAGGGGCCGTTTGGGGCTTGCTGGCCCGCCTGTACCTGAACGCCGCCGTCTACCGCGATCGGTATGCCGCCACCATCAACTTCAAGGCCGAGGATATGGATAAGGTGATCGAATACACCGATAAAATCATCAATTCGGGGCAGTATCAGTTGTCGAAAGACTATTTCTCGGTGTTCAATTCAGACAACCACGATAACAAAGAGTTGATTTTCGCCGTCGATCAGCGCGCCGAACTGAACGGACATAACCGCCTGGCTTATTTCTCGATTTCGGGCGACCAGTTTCCGCTGCCTGCTTTCCCGGCCGCCAACGGTACCGATGGCCCGTCGATCACGCCCGATTTTTACCAGAGCTGGGCAACGGCCTACGCCCCGCAGGACCCCACGGTCGACCCGCGCTTTTTCAAGCAAAACTGGACAATCCCTGCCGACTCCTGCATTGCTGAAGCCAATTTTAACATGAACCGGGGTATTCTGCGCGGGCAACAATACGGCTTGCTTCGGGTCAATGGGGCGTTTGTGCGTTGTGGGGCCAACTACCGCGTGGGCAAGCTCTTCCACGTGACCCGCAACCGGCCGACGCTGCCCGTTACGTTTACCGAACAAGTGGATTTCAGCGTGGCGGGTAGCAACTACAACACGGGGTACCGGGTGTTGAAGTACGAATTCAGCAAGAAATCGCAGTCGGGTCGGAACCTCGGCGACGCGGATATTCCCATTGTCCGGTTGGCCGACGTGTACCTGATGCGGGCTGAGGCCAAACTGCGCAAGAGCAACGATGCTGCCAGCGCTTTGGCCGACGTGAACACCATCCGGGCTGCCCGCACCAACCCAGCACCCGCCCTGACGGCCATGAACCTGGATCTGTTGCTGCGGGAGCGCGGCTTCGAGCTGTATTGGGAAATGGTCCGCCGCACCGATCAGATTCGCTTCGGCAAGTATGAAGGTACCTGGACTGAAAAAACAAATGCCGACCGGCAGAAACGCATCTTCCCAATCCCGCAAACGGCCATCGACGGGGCCTCTAACCTGCCGGGTTACCTAGTGCAAAATCCAGGCTACTAA
- a CDS encoding SusC/RagA family TonB-linked outer membrane protein, with product MWLGLLAATAMPPQVRGNGLHPNEPADLTIHRAQTNAEITITGRVTDATTNEALAGCSVVLKGTQRGATTDANGNYRIAVPNEEAVLVIGFIGFVSQEERVGNRTTINIALKPATADLSQVVVIGYGTTTKKDATGALKTVKSTDFNRGIINTPEQLLQGKVAGVNVTSASGEPGGRQSITVRGPGGVRTGSTPLFVLDGIPLDNSSTGGATNPLTFLNPQDIEAIDVLKDASATAIYGARGANGVILITTKKGKAGASNLTLSANIGLSSMARPIALFGPDEYRRQVAAVGGVVDDQKASTDWQREISRQATTQDYNLAFSGGAERLTYYGSVGVQNQEGILKNSKLNRYTGRFNASQKFLDDRLVLDVNLTASQTVNERPPIEGVIGAALSANPTYPAYDAKGAPAGYQAFTNPLITLALQKDITTTNRVVASVSPSFKITKDLVYKLNLGVDNATSTRDLQSLANLVPQQDGRLETTYRTNRNVLIENYFTYTKGWADHNLTALVGHSFQKFFVQERIWSINKFPISPIEPIYNPSLGQDLTLANNRPGGFALENELQSFFSRVNYQYKGRYLLTATVRADGSSKFGANNKYGVFPSFSAGWRLSEERFLQSGPFSDLKLRAGWGQTGNQEIPSKITQALFTSNVSNTTSYPLDGSTNYPAGTTYTRLANPDIQWEVSTQTDVGLDFGLLKGALTGSVDYFRKVSGKILLEVIPADPIQPAATYWTNVPDMTITNQGVELDLNYRYVSQRGLRFDLGGNVTFIKNEVKNSPYTVITSGSASGAGLTSATVNGYVNGQPIGTFFLREYIGIDEKGVSKYSDIDGDGIGGTDKDRIAAGSALPTRQYNINASVGYKGFDLTANFNGVSGNKIYDNTANAYFYKARLVKGLNGPAEALGEPNESINNSAPVSTRFLKDGSFFRLNNLSLGYNLDPKLIGMKGWIQNIRLSATGQNLFVITKYNGYDPEVNTDRTVNGISSYGIDYLSYPKARSFIFGLNLTF from the coding sequence ATGTGGCTGGGCCTGCTGGCTGCCACCGCGATGCCCCCGCAGGTACGGGGCAATGGACTTCATCCGAACGAACCCGCTGATCTGACCATCCACCGAGCGCAAACCAACGCCGAGATAACCATTACCGGCCGTGTGACGGATGCAACGACCAACGAGGCCCTAGCCGGCTGCTCGGTGGTGCTGAAAGGGACCCAACGGGGCGCCACTACCGACGCCAACGGAAATTACCGGATTGCTGTCCCCAACGAAGAAGCTGTGCTGGTGATCGGCTTTATCGGCTTCGTATCGCAGGAAGAGCGCGTCGGGAACCGAACGACCATCAACATCGCCCTGAAACCAGCCACCGCCGACCTGTCGCAGGTGGTGGTAATTGGCTACGGCACCACAACCAAGAAAGACGCGACGGGTGCCCTGAAAACGGTAAAAAGTACCGACTTCAATCGGGGTATCATCAACACCCCCGAGCAACTGTTGCAGGGTAAGGTCGCTGGTGTCAACGTGACCTCGGCGAGCGGTGAACCGGGTGGCCGCCAGAGCATTACGGTGCGTGGGCCGGGCGGGGTCCGTACCGGCAGTACACCCCTATTCGTGCTCGACGGGATTCCGCTCGACAATTCGAGCACGGGGGGCGCTACCAATCCGCTCACCTTCCTGAACCCGCAGGATATCGAAGCCATCGACGTACTGAAAGACGCGTCGGCGACGGCTATCTACGGGGCGCGGGGCGCCAACGGCGTCATTCTGATTACGACGAAAAAAGGCAAGGCCGGAGCATCTAACCTGACACTGTCGGCCAACATCGGGCTGTCGAGCATGGCGCGGCCCATTGCGCTGTTTGGCCCCGACGAATACCGGCGGCAGGTAGCGGCGGTAGGGGGTGTGGTCGACGACCAGAAAGCCTCGACCGACTGGCAGCGTGAAATTTCGCGGCAGGCAACCACGCAGGATTATAACCTGGCATTTAGCGGCGGTGCCGAACGGCTAACCTACTACGGCTCAGTCGGCGTACAGAACCAGGAAGGTATCCTCAAAAACAGTAAGCTGAATCGCTACACGGGCCGTTTCAACGCCTCGCAGAAATTTCTGGACGATCGGCTCGTGCTCGACGTTAACCTAACCGCCTCGCAGACCGTCAACGAACGCCCCCCCATCGAGGGTGTTATCGGGGCGGCGTTGTCGGCCAACCCAACGTACCCAGCCTACGACGCCAAAGGCGCACCGGCAGGGTATCAGGCGTTCACCAACCCGCTGATTACCCTGGCGTTGCAGAAAGATATCACGACTACCAACCGGGTGGTGGCCAGCGTATCGCCGTCGTTCAAAATCACCAAAGACCTGGTGTACAAGCTGAACCTGGGCGTCGACAATGCCACCTCGACCCGCGACCTGCAATCGCTGGCCAATCTGGTGCCGCAGCAGGACGGTCGCCTCGAGACCACGTACCGCACCAACCGCAACGTGCTGATCGAGAACTACTTCACCTACACCAAAGGCTGGGCCGACCACAACCTGACGGCGCTAGTGGGGCATTCGTTCCAGAAGTTTTTTGTGCAGGAGCGCATCTGGAGCATCAACAAATTCCCGATTTCGCCCATCGAGCCGATTTACAACCCCAGCCTTGGTCAGGACCTGACGCTCGCCAACAACCGGCCGGGTGGGTTTGCGCTGGAAAATGAACTGCAATCGTTTTTCTCACGGGTCAATTATCAATATAAAGGCCGGTATCTGCTCACCGCGACGGTGCGGGCCGATGGATCGAGCAAATTCGGGGCGAACAACAAATACGGGGTGTTCCCGTCGTTTTCGGCCGGTTGGCGCTTGTCGGAAGAGCGGTTTCTGCAATCGGGGCCTTTCTCTGACCTGAAACTGCGGGCCGGTTGGGGACAGACGGGCAACCAGGAAATCCCATCGAAGATTACACAGGCGCTGTTTACCTCCAATGTATCGAACACGACCAGCTACCCGCTCGACGGCTCGACCAATTACCCGGCTGGTACCACCTACACCCGGCTGGCCAACCCGGACATCCAATGGGAAGTATCGACGCAGACCGACGTTGGCCTCGATTTTGGCCTGCTGAAAGGCGCCTTGACGGGTTCGGTCGATTATTTCCGGAAAGTGTCGGGCAAAATTCTGCTGGAGGTCATCCCCGCCGACCCGATTCAGCCCGCCGCCACGTACTGGACCAACGTACCTGACATGACCATTACCAACCAGGGCGTTGAACTGGACCTGAACTACCGGTACGTAAGCCAGCGCGGTCTTCGCTTCGATCTGGGTGGTAACGTTACCTTTATCAAGAACGAAGTGAAAAATTCCCCGTACACGGTCATCACGTCGGGGTCGGCGTCGGGTGCGGGGCTGACGTCGGCCACTGTAAACGGCTACGTCAACGGGCAGCCGATCGGGACGTTCTTCCTGCGTGAGTACATCGGCATCGACGAGAAAGGGGTGAGCAAATACAGCGATATCGACGGCGATGGCATCGGTGGTACCGACAAAGACCGGATTGCGGCGGGGAGCGCCCTGCCCACCCGGCAGTACAACATCAATGCGAGCGTGGGTTACAAGGGCTTCGACCTGACGGCCAACTTCAACGGCGTATCGGGCAACAAGATTTACGACAACACGGCCAATGCCTATTTCTACAAAGCGCGGCTGGTGAAAGGCTTGAATGGTCCCGCTGAAGCGCTGGGCGAGCCCAACGAGTCGATCAACAACTCGGCGCCGGTGTCGACGCGCTTCCTGAAAGATGGCTCGTTTTTCCGGCTCAACAACCTTTCGCTGGGCTACAACCTCGACCCGAAGCTGATCGGTATGAAAGGCTGGATTCAGAACATCCGGCTGTCGGCCACGGGACAAAACCTGTTCGTGATCACGAAATACAACGGTTACGACCCCGAGGTCAACACCGATCGGACCGTCAACGGGATTTCGTCGTATGGGATCGATTACCTGAGCTATCCCAAAGCGCGTTCGTTCATCTTCGGCCTGAATCTCACGTTTTAG